A genome region from Actinomycetota bacterium includes the following:
- a CDS encoding acetate kinase yields MQVLVINSGSSSVKFELFEIEPARSLLRGEVERIGQDGSLARDHLEAFRAVLGMLESAEPPADVGEIVAVGHRVVHGGDRFTGPVTIDDGVLGGIREQELLAPLHTKANIAGIEAARVWLPGVSHVAVFDTTFYRTMPRHAREYALPRALAREHGIRRYGFHGTSHAFVAGRAAAILGRPLDELNLITLHLGNGASVAAIEGGRSIDTSMGMTPLEGLVMGTRCGDIDPAVPMLLGEITGRSREEVHHLLNFESGLAGLCGASDMREVHRLAEDGDADAQLAVEMFCYRAKKYIGAYYAVLGRVDAVVFTAGIGENDPEVRARICTGLTRLGIEIAGDANQVATGSGVATISPPGAEVTVLVIPTDEELEIARETFACAFPDRQPQPRSDSA; encoded by the coding sequence TTGCAGGTACTCGTCATCAACTCCGGCTCGAGCTCGGTGAAGTTCGAGCTGTTCGAGATCGAGCCTGCACGTTCCCTGCTCCGCGGTGAGGTCGAGAGAATCGGCCAGGACGGCTCTCTCGCACGAGATCACCTCGAGGCGTTTCGCGCGGTCCTCGGCATGCTCGAGAGCGCGGAACCGCCGGCGGACGTGGGCGAGATCGTCGCTGTGGGGCACCGGGTCGTGCATGGAGGCGACCGGTTCACCGGTCCCGTGACGATCGACGACGGCGTGCTCGGGGGCATTCGCGAACAGGAGCTGCTGGCTCCGCTGCACACGAAAGCCAACATCGCGGGTATCGAGGCAGCGCGGGTTTGGCTTCCCGGCGTGTCCCATGTGGCCGTCTTCGACACCACCTTCTACCGGACGATGCCGCGGCATGCGCGAGAGTACGCACTCCCACGCGCGCTTGCGCGCGAGCACGGCATCCGTCGCTACGGTTTCCACGGTACGTCACACGCATTCGTCGCGGGTCGCGCCGCCGCCATTCTGGGCCGCCCGCTCGACGAGCTGAACCTCATCACGCTGCATCTCGGCAACGGGGCGAGTGTGGCGGCGATCGAAGGCGGGCGCAGCATCGACACGTCGATGGGGATGACCCCGCTTGAGGGACTCGTGATGGGGACGCGGTGCGGAGACATCGACCCGGCGGTGCCGATGCTCCTTGGCGAGATCACCGGCCGGTCGCGCGAGGAAGTGCATCACCTCCTGAACTTCGAGAGCGGACTCGCGGGACTGTGCGGCGCGAGCGACATGCGGGAGGTCCACCGCCTGGCCGAGGACGGCGACGCGGACGCGCAGCTTGCGGTGGAGATGTTCTGCTACCGCGCGAAGAAGTACATTGGCGCCTACTACGCCGTGCTCGGGCGCGTTGACGCAGTGGTGTTCACGGCGGGTATCGGCGAGAACGACCCTGAGGTGCGCGCGCGGATCTGCACGGGCCTCACGCGTCTCGGAATCGAGATCGCCGGGGACGCAAACCAGGTCGCGACTGGCAGCGGTGTCGCGACGATCAGCCCGCCCGGCGCCGAGGTGACCGTGCTCGTGATCCCGACCGACGAAGAGCTTGAGATCGCGCGCGAGACGTTCGCGTGCGCGTTCCCGGATCGACAGCCCCAACCGAGGAGTGATTCTGCATGA
- a CDS encoding phosphoketolase family protein, translating to MIDPTQPAVSATGAEPLSPDELALIDAYWRAANYLAVGQIYLLDNPLLARPLTAEDVKPRLLGHWGTTPGLNFVYAHLNRVIKASDLDMILVTGPGHGGPAIVANTWLEGTFSERYSAVSQDADGMQRLFRQFSFPGGIPSHVAAQIPGSIHEGGELGYSLSHAFGAAFDNPDLIVTCVVGDGEAETGPLATAWHSNKFLNPVTDGAVLPILHLNGYKIANPTVLARIPRDDLEALLIGYGWKPYFVEGDDPAAMHQLMAATLDQIVGEIRGIQAECRTRGACALPRWPMIVLRTPKGWTGPDVVEGHQVEGTWRAHQVPIDKVRENPEHLRILDGWLRSYRPEELFDESGAPRAEIAALAPRGTKRLGDNPHANGGLLRRELKMPDFTDYAVAVPEPGRVTAEATRVLGEMLRDVMAANMDRFRVFGPDETASNRLGAIFEVSKKTWLAGRLPVDDDGGELAPDGRVMEMLSEHTCLGWLEGYVLTGRHGLFNTYEAFVHIIDSMFNQHAKWLDVSKNEVPWRAPISSATYLLSSHVWRQDHNGFSHQDPGFIDNVVNKRGDVIRVYLPPDANTLLSVADHCLRSTDYINVIVAGKQPALQFLDMDAAVKHCTAGIGMFEWASTDCGEEPDVVMACAGDVPTLETLAAVDLLRREAPDLKIRVVNVVDLMTLQPAEEHPHGLSDKAFDELFTTDKPVIFAYHGYPWLIHRLTYRRTNHRNIHVRGYKEEGTTTTPFDMVVRNDLDRFHLFGDAVERIEKLEHKRAYVSQFVRDTLVDHREYIERYGEDMPLVRDWTWEW from the coding sequence ATGATCGACCCGACCCAGCCTGCCGTCAGCGCGACCGGCGCCGAGCCGCTCTCGCCCGACGAACTTGCCCTCATCGACGCGTACTGGCGCGCGGCGAACTACCTCGCAGTCGGCCAGATCTACCTGCTCGACAACCCACTGTTGGCCCGCCCGCTCACTGCCGAGGACGTGAAGCCGCGGCTCCTTGGCCATTGGGGGACAACGCCGGGGCTGAACTTCGTGTACGCGCACCTCAACCGTGTCATCAAGGCGAGCGATCTGGACATGATCCTCGTGACCGGGCCGGGGCACGGTGGGCCGGCGATCGTGGCCAACACCTGGCTCGAGGGCACGTTCAGCGAGCGCTACTCGGCGGTGTCGCAGGACGCCGACGGGATGCAGCGGCTGTTTCGGCAGTTCTCGTTTCCCGGCGGGATCCCGAGCCATGTTGCTGCCCAGATTCCCGGGTCGATCCACGAGGGTGGAGAGCTCGGGTACTCGCTGTCCCATGCGTTCGGGGCGGCGTTCGACAACCCCGATCTCATCGTGACGTGCGTGGTCGGCGACGGCGAGGCGGAGACGGGCCCGCTTGCGACGGCCTGGCACTCGAACAAGTTCCTGAACCCGGTGACCGACGGCGCGGTCCTGCCGATCCTGCATCTCAACGGCTACAAGATCGCCAACCCGACCGTGCTCGCGCGCATCCCGCGTGACGACCTCGAGGCGTTGCTCATAGGATACGGCTGGAAGCCGTACTTCGTGGAAGGCGACGATCCGGCCGCGATGCACCAGCTGATGGCCGCGACGCTTGACCAGATAGTGGGAGAGATCCGCGGAATCCAGGCGGAGTGCCGGACAAGGGGCGCATGCGCGCTCCCGCGCTGGCCGATGATCGTTCTACGCACCCCGAAGGGCTGGACCGGGCCCGACGTCGTCGAGGGCCACCAGGTCGAGGGGACGTGGCGGGCTCACCAGGTGCCCATCGACAAGGTGCGCGAGAACCCGGAGCACCTTCGCATCCTCGACGGCTGGCTGCGCAGCTACCGGCCCGAGGAGCTCTTCGACGAGAGCGGTGCCCCCCGAGCCGAGATCGCCGCACTCGCCCCACGCGGAACGAAGCGCCTCGGCGACAACCCGCACGCCAACGGCGGTCTGCTCCGACGCGAACTCAAGATGCCCGACTTCACCGACTACGCTGTGGCCGTGCCCGAGCCGGGGCGCGTGACTGCCGAGGCGACCCGCGTCCTTGGCGAGATGCTGCGCGACGTGATGGCGGCCAACATGGACCGCTTCCGGGTGTTCGGCCCCGACGAGACCGCATCGAACCGCCTGGGCGCGATCTTCGAGGTCAGCAAGAAGACGTGGCTTGCCGGGCGGCTACCCGTCGACGACGACGGAGGAGAGCTCGCGCCCGACGGCCGGGTCATGGAGATGCTCTCGGAGCACACCTGCCTCGGCTGGCTCGAAGGCTACGTGCTCACGGGGCGGCACGGCCTGTTCAACACCTACGAGGCGTTCGTGCACATCATCGACTCGATGTTCAACCAGCACGCGAAGTGGCTCGACGTGAGCAAGAACGAGGTGCCGTGGCGGGCACCGATCTCCTCGGCCACGTATCTGCTGTCGTCACATGTGTGGCGCCAGGACCACAACGGCTTCTCGCACCAGGACCCCGGCTTCATCGACAACGTCGTCAACAAGCGCGGCGACGTGATCCGCGTCTACCTGCCGCCGGATGCCAACACTCTGCTTTCCGTCGCGGACCACTGTTTGCGCAGCACCGACTACATCAACGTCATCGTCGCGGGCAAGCAACCTGCGCTGCAGTTCCTCGACATGGATGCGGCCGTGAAGCACTGCACCGCCGGCATCGGGATGTTCGAGTGGGCGAGCACCGATTGTGGCGAGGAGCCAGACGTCGTCATGGCATGCGCGGGCGACGTCCCCACACTCGAGACGCTTGCGGCGGTCGACCTGCTGCGGCGCGAGGCACCGGACCTCAAGATCCGGGTCGTCAACGTTGTCGACCTCATGACGCTCCAGCCTGCCGAGGAGCATCCTCACGGCCTCTCGGACAAGGCATTCGACGAGCTGTTCACCACCGACAAGCCGGTCATCTTCGCCTACCACGGCTACCCGTGGCTGATCCACCGGCTCACCTACCGGCGCACGAACCACCGCAACAT
- a CDS encoding EAL domain-containing protein — MSADGLAVAIFAIGVLMQLAAAGFALLSIRLSGRHVAWILLTCGLMLQVWRRLYVVLMWPSVSLLHEGVTALFVSAFMLLGIGGIRSIFRSMNQTAERLRIERGRIQEYLDFTEAIVVGLDTEGRIALINRAGARILGDEKDALLGEDWYGQFLPPERRYEGQQLFSKFMQGEAEPVACFESPIITTAGDRRSVVWHNAIQRDEDGRITGTLSFGIDITERKEAEAAVERMACYDALTGLPNRILFEDRAEMVIASARQSGRPLALLLFDVDDLRGVNDRYGHSVADQLLCEVAHRIAGVFRREDAIVRFPGDEFGVLLPVSDTATAEVAARKALKALGRPYRIYGKEIRSTASVGIALFPKDAEDIEGLLRRADAAARKARQSGGNDLSFYVSGMRDGMMEKLSLRDDLAAAVEHEQFVLHYQPQMRVDTGEMIGAEALIRWNHPERGLVAPVSFICLLEESGLIETVGEWVIREACAQAMAWQEVGFKGLRMAVNTSARQFRGSEFLRIIRNALDRSGLEPHDLQLEITETMAVEDPEEAIAILTGINAIGASVAIDDFGTGHSSLAYLKQFPVRTMKIDRAFIMDLDGSEDDRRLVSSMIDLAHDLHLEVVAEGVETEGQLAWLRERGCDQAQGFLYRPPLTVEEFAAFMKAQRSSGLLSAREGLA, encoded by the coding sequence GTGAGCGCTGACGGCCTCGCAGTGGCGATCTTCGCGATAGGCGTGCTCATGCAACTCGCGGCGGCGGGCTTCGCTCTCCTGTCGATCCGGCTGAGCGGGAGGCATGTCGCATGGATTCTTCTGACCTGCGGGTTGATGCTCCAGGTCTGGCGACGCCTCTATGTCGTACTGATGTGGCCCTCCGTGTCGCTGCTGCACGAGGGCGTGACCGCGCTCTTCGTGTCCGCGTTCATGCTGCTGGGCATTGGAGGGATCCGCTCCATCTTCCGTTCGATGAATCAGACCGCCGAGCGCCTGAGGATCGAACGGGGCCGGATCCAGGAGTACCTTGATTTCACCGAGGCGATCGTCGTCGGTCTCGACACCGAGGGCAGGATTGCGCTCATCAACCGCGCGGGGGCGCGGATACTGGGCGACGAGAAAGACGCCCTGCTCGGCGAGGACTGGTACGGCCAGTTCCTGCCTCCAGAGCGCCGATATGAGGGGCAGCAGTTGTTCTCCAAGTTCATGCAGGGCGAGGCGGAGCCGGTAGCATGCTTCGAGAGCCCCATCATCACGACTGCGGGTGACAGACGGTCGGTGGTGTGGCACAACGCGATCCAGCGCGACGAAGATGGCCGCATCACGGGCACGCTGTCCTTCGGGATCGACATCACCGAGCGCAAGGAAGCCGAGGCGGCTGTCGAGCGCATGGCCTGCTATGATGCGCTCACGGGGCTACCGAATCGCATCCTCTTCGAGGACCGTGCCGAGATGGTGATCGCCAGTGCGCGGCAGAGCGGCAGGCCGCTGGCCCTCCTCCTCTTCGATGTAGACGACCTGAGGGGAGTGAACGACAGGTACGGGCACAGTGTCGCGGATCAACTGCTCTGTGAGGTTGCGCACCGTATCGCGGGCGTGTTTCGGAGGGAAGACGCAATCGTGCGATTCCCAGGCGACGAGTTCGGCGTGCTGCTGCCGGTCTCCGACACGGCAACGGCGGAGGTCGCGGCACGCAAGGCGCTGAAGGCACTGGGGCGGCCCTACCGGATCTACGGCAAGGAGATCCGGTCGACGGCGAGCGTCGGGATTGCTTTGTTTCCCAAGGACGCGGAGGACATCGAAGGGCTGCTGCGGAGAGCGGATGCCGCAGCACGCAAGGCCCGGCAGTCCGGAGGGAACGATCTGAGCTTCTACGTCTCCGGTATGAGGGACGGCATGATGGAGAAGTTGTCCTTGCGGGATGACCTGGCCGCAGCCGTCGAGCACGAGCAGTTCGTGCTGCACTACCAGCCCCAGATGCGTGTCGACACGGGGGAGATGATCGGTGCCGAAGCGCTGATCAGGTGGAACCATCCGGAACGGGGGCTGGTGGCACCGGTGAGCTTCATCTGTCTGCTGGAGGAGTCCGGCCTCATCGAGACCGTTGGCGAATGGGTCATCCGGGAGGCGTGCGCGCAAGCCATGGCATGGCAAGAAGTGGGTTTCAAGGGCCTCAGGATGGCTGTCAACACATCCGCACGGCAGTTCCGCGGCAGCGAGTTCCTGCGAATCATCCGCAACGCACTCGATCGATCAGGACTCGAGCCGCATGACTTGCAGCTGGAGATCACCGAGACCATGGCCGTCGAAGACCCCGAGGAGGCCATCGCGATACTCACGGGGATCAACGCCATCGGCGCCTCGGTCGCGATCGATGATTTCGGGACGGGCCACTCCTCGCTGGCCTATCTCAAGCAGTTCCCGGTACGGACCATGAAGATCGATCGGGCGTTCATCATGGACCTCGACGGCTCCGAGGATGACAGGAGGCTCGTCTCCTCGATGATCGACTTGGCGCACGATCTCCACCTTGAGGTCGTCGCGGAGGGAGTCGAGACGGAGGGACAGCTCGCGTGGCTCCGGGAACGCGGATGCGACCAAGCGCAGGGGTTCCTATACCGTCCTCCGCTCACCGTGGAGGAGTTCGCTGCGTTCATGAAGGCACAGCGATCAAGCGGGCTGTTGTCGGCGCGGGAGGGCTTGGCGTGA
- a CDS encoding Fic family protein has product MSYEPQFSITPSLLAVVEEIARLRQRIEDASVELAWIPALRKDTRTRNAHASTAIEGNPLTLAEVRALADGTDVLATVPRSQREVINYFAGLGYVERHSADKRITHEDLFGLHRILANGVMDQGEAGSYRVIRVRVGRHVPPAPDDVGGLMSELLEWWNGPSTALSPVISSAVIHYRFEAIHPFADGNGRAGRALALWELYRRGFDTHHIFSVDEYYWEDRLAYYAALDHVRGDGEDLTGWLEYCAEGLRLTLERVWTRIQTIAPDGTRRLVLRPKQERLLNLLTAQGSMSPSEIWEALGVSRQGAMDLINPLMEAGLIEKVGTKKTGRYRLTKP; this is encoded by the coding sequence ATGTCGTACGAACCGCAGTTCAGCATCACACCGAGTCTCTTGGCCGTCGTCGAGGAGATCGCTCGACTGCGACAACGCATCGAGGACGCGTCGGTCGAACTTGCATGGATTCCGGCACTGCGCAAGGACACCCGGACGCGCAACGCCCATGCCTCGACAGCGATCGAGGGCAACCCCCTGACGCTGGCAGAGGTTCGCGCGCTGGCGGACGGGACGGACGTCCTCGCCACAGTCCCTCGCTCACAGCGAGAGGTGATTAACTACTTCGCCGGCCTCGGTTACGTCGAGCGACACAGCGCCGACAAGCGCATCACTCACGAAGATCTCTTTGGGCTGCACCGGATTCTAGCCAACGGCGTGATGGATCAGGGCGAGGCTGGCAGCTACCGGGTCATTCGCGTCCGCGTGGGCCGGCACGTACCGCCCGCACCGGATGACGTCGGGGGACTCATGTCCGAGCTGCTGGAGTGGTGGAACGGGCCCTCGACCGCGCTGTCGCCCGTCATTTCCTCGGCAGTCATCCACTATCGCTTCGAGGCGATCCATCCCTTCGCCGATGGCAATGGCAGGGCCGGCAGGGCGCTGGCGCTGTGGGAGCTGTACCGCCGAGGATTCGACACCCATCACATCTTCTCGGTCGACGAGTACTACTGGGAGGATCGTCTTGCGTACTATGCCGCCCTTGACCACGTGCGGGGTGATGGCGAGGACCTAACCGGCTGGCTCGAATACTGTGCCGAGGGCCTCCGGCTGACGCTGGAGCGTGTCTGGACCAGAATCCAGACCATCGCCCCTGATGGAACGCGGCGACTCGTCCTTCGCCCGAAGCAGGAGCGCCTGTTGAACCTTCTGACCGCGCAGGGAAGCATGTCCCCGTCGGAGATCTGGGAAGCGCTGGGCGTCTCGCGGCAGGGGGCCATGGATCTCATCAACCCGCTCATGGAGGCCGGACTTATCGAGAAGGTCGGAACCAAGAAGACCGGCCGGTACCGGCTGACGAAGCCGTGA
- a CDS encoding transposase translates to MPHSLFGETACASRFSGDASLAMHNGTSPLPVSSGKSQRHRLNRCGNRHLNPAVSKTARRVTPRPEGSNPSPSASETPNSSGSSRRWSGPHVAGGLWAYMFAFDMSMLPGPGISVD, encoded by the coding sequence GTGCCGCATTCTCTCTTTGGCGAGACGGCCTGCGCCTCGCGTTTCTCCGGCGATGCGTCCCTCGCGATGCACAACGGGACATCCCCGCTACCGGTCTCATCTGGCAAGTCGCAACGCCATCGCCTGAACCGTTGCGGCAACCGGCACCTGAACCCGGCGGTCTCGAAAACCGCTAGGCGGGTTACCCCCCGTCCCGAGGGTTCGAATCCCTCCCCCTCCGCCAGCGAGACACCGAACAGCTCCGGGTCATCGAGAAGGTGGTCGGGGCCGCATGTCGCGGGGGGATTGTGGGCGTACATGTTCGCGTTTGACATGAGTATGCTTCCAGGGCCGGGAATTTCGGTTGACTAA
- a CDS encoding RlpA-like double-psi beta-barrel domain-containing protein has product MYRSADVGFIPALLDASTIQDFVARWDLLARIARQDAETLRELKTAHIEAQRSAEQLIDLQAEEARALDAMADEVARAKEELAASEAALQEYAARTAASAKPAIPPVESDPTQQLSGSGAWQIAVASHYGRDFTGRGANGDAIGPYSMIVAHRTLPFGTLIEFEYNGKRAVARVADRGPHTEGRTFDLGPGVVRVLDFSGVREVRHRIITR; this is encoded by the coding sequence ATGTACCGCTCCGCCGACGTCGGCTTCATCCCAGCACTTCTGGATGCCTCGACGATTCAGGATTTCGTGGCGCGCTGGGACCTGTTGGCGCGGATTGCCAGGCAGGATGCCGAGACCCTGAGAGAGCTGAAAACCGCGCACATCGAAGCGCAGCGGTCTGCGGAGCAGCTGATCGACCTTCAGGCCGAGGAAGCACGCGCGCTCGATGCGATGGCCGACGAGGTCGCCCGCGCAAAGGAGGAACTCGCCGCAAGCGAGGCCGCGCTGCAAGAGTACGCGGCCAGGACGGCCGCGAGCGCCAAGCCTGCCATCCCACCGGTTGAAAGCGACCCGACGCAGCAACTCAGTGGTTCCGGTGCCTGGCAGATCGCGGTTGCATCGCACTACGGACGCGACTTCACCGGACGCGGGGCAAACGGCGATGCGATCGGCCCGTACTCGATGATCGTCGCGCACAGGACGCTGCCGTTCGGCACGCTCATCGAGTTCGAGTACAACGGGAAGCGGGCGGTCGCCCGTGTCGCCGACCGTGGTCCGCACACGGAGGGTCGCACGTTCGATCTTGGCCCAGGCGTGGTCCGGGTGCTCGACTTCAGCGGTGTGCGCGAGGTCCGGCATCGCATCATCACACGGTAG